Proteins encoded in a region of the Brevefilum fermentans genome:
- a CDS encoding lipoate--protein ligase family protein: protein MDYLKSTWRLINHPPAKGSWNMAVDEAILEAIFTGEALPTLRLYAWQPACLSLGHAQAFSEVNTEQVKANGWDIVRRPTGGRAILHVDELTYSVIVPLSEPRVRGGVLESYLRLSEALLEALRLLGLNPQANQQPSNQNSKTPNPVCFEVPSNYEITVNGKKLIGSAQARRKDGLLQHGALPLYGDLTRIIDALNFPDPAAVEKAKERLLAHATTVESELGFAIPWEQASQAFQDAFSQALNLDLEPADLTEKELARAKELVNEKYAHPSWTERI from the coding sequence ATGGATTATCTTAAATCAACCTGGCGCTTGATCAACCATCCACCGGCAAAGGGTTCCTGGAATATGGCTGTGGATGAAGCCATCCTGGAAGCGATCTTTACCGGAGAAGCTTTGCCAACATTGCGGCTTTACGCCTGGCAGCCTGCCTGCCTGTCATTGGGACATGCCCAGGCTTTTTCTGAGGTCAACACCGAGCAAGTGAAAGCCAATGGTTGGGACATTGTTCGTCGCCCAACCGGCGGCAGGGCGATTCTGCATGTGGATGAGCTGACCTATTCTGTGATTGTGCCCTTATCCGAACCTCGAGTCAGGGGTGGTGTGCTGGAAAGTTATTTGCGGCTTTCAGAAGCACTGCTCGAAGCGCTACGTCTGCTGGGTTTGAACCCGCAAGCCAATCAACAGCCTTCGAACCAGAATTCGAAAACGCCCAACCCGGTCTGTTTTGAGGTTCCTTCCAATTACGAAATTACAGTCAATGGGAAAAAGCTCATCGGGTCCGCTCAAGCTCGCCGGAAAGACGGTCTCCTTCAGCATGGGGCGCTGCCCCTGTATGGCGATTTGACGCGCATTATCGACGCGCTGAATTTCCCTGACCCGGCTGCTGTGGAAAAGGCAAAAGAACGGTTATTAGCCCATGCAACCACGGTTGAGAGCGAATTGGGATTTGCCATACCATGGGAGCAAGCCAGCCAGGCATTTCAAGATGCCTTCTCACAGGCCTTGAATCTGGACCTGGAACCGGCTGACCTCACTGAAAAGGAGTTGGCACGAGCCAAAGAGCTTGTCAACGAAAAATATGCCCATCCATCATGGACGGAACGGATTTAA